One Acidobacteriota bacterium DNA segment encodes these proteins:
- a CDS encoding CHAT domain-containing protein, whose protein sequence is MLLSAIVLDTSMTASAALVRLARHGYWTDPRRQETLAAVLDYAARLALAPDEAERRLARNPYGVGAALRRQWGMQVLWYARYLEEVLHRCSDAPPGQSLLDVLDLHEPDSRPPIQLADDGATPNAEGVVFVGDVPVGVSVMMPMAAPPPPAPAPPFGVPFGVDPGSGRGPSRGGGAPPAVAPKPPVSVTAWPRLDAPNYVPARTPFTVVVGLARERQAGVGGGQVSIAVPAGLSSVDVSVELIADGIDAPEGWARTLRVDVADPTATSVSFVLVGRDPAGPEWLHLTTLEVRYVLDGTVCGTASRALVIGDASTVDPPPRLGFGDAWLDQPPTATPVVLRAETLPADLTIEIAKPDGNPANGRFECRLFSPHPLPSGAGPFPIDLGDDARTFARSIVSQIRDYANDPLVDNLLVSLGMLIAEKLPLDVLDAVRAVAAVAAPRAPAVLVVSADPYVPWELAHVDPPLDPARPPFLGAQVTLGRWLRDPRGTDMRPASPGMAARPPAQPPSTVAVKHMAVMAGLYRAASGLRPLPAAEQEAAALAQAYDAVKLAASTLDVKRLLDAQLTHGFEQIGGVEAIHFAGHGDVDPNVVDGSLLMLSEGKPLPSILFRSAKYGGDRQPLFFLNACMIGVGGELLGDMGGFPGNCLRGGFGALLGALWEVDDTVARQFALDFWRRALPVDGSPAEPVGDILRDLRAKYSDAAGQTPAHTWLAYVYYGHPRLTLQRAV, encoded by the coding sequence ATGCTGCTCTCGGCGATCGTGCTCGACACGTCCATGACGGCGTCTGCGGCGCTCGTGCGTCTCGCGCGCCACGGGTACTGGACCGACCCGCGCCGCCAGGAGACGCTGGCCGCAGTGCTCGACTACGCGGCTCGCCTTGCGCTCGCACCCGACGAGGCCGAGCGACGGCTCGCGCGCAACCCCTACGGGGTCGGTGCCGCGTTGCGGCGCCAGTGGGGCATGCAGGTGCTCTGGTACGCACGCTACCTCGAGGAGGTCCTGCATCGCTGCTCGGACGCGCCCCCCGGGCAGTCGCTGCTCGACGTCCTGGACCTCCACGAGCCCGACAGCCGGCCGCCCATTCAACTCGCCGACGACGGGGCGACGCCGAACGCCGAGGGGGTGGTGTTCGTGGGCGACGTCCCCGTGGGTGTGAGCGTGATGATGCCGATGGCCGCACCGCCGCCGCCCGCGCCGGCGCCACCCTTTGGCGTGCCCTTCGGGGTCGACCCGGGCTCGGGGCGCGGCCCGAGCCGCGGTGGTGGGGCCCCGCCTGCGGTGGCGCCGAAGCCGCCGGTGTCGGTGACCGCGTGGCCACGCCTCGACGCGCCGAACTACGTGCCGGCGCGCACGCCGTTCACGGTCGTCGTCGGCCTGGCGCGGGAACGGCAGGCAGGCGTCGGCGGCGGCCAGGTGTCGATCGCCGTGCCGGCCGGTCTTTCGAGTGTCGACGTGAGCGTCGAGCTGATCGCCGACGGCATCGATGCGCCCGAAGGATGGGCGCGCACCCTGCGCGTCGACGTCGCCGACCCCACGGCGACGTCGGTGAGCTTCGTGCTCGTCGGCCGCGACCCGGCTGGCCCGGAGTGGCTGCACCTGACGACGCTCGAGGTGAGGTACGTCCTCGACGGTACGGTCTGCGGCACGGCGTCGCGAGCGCTGGTCATCGGCGATGCCTCCACTGTCGATCCGCCGCCCCGGCTCGGTTTCGGCGACGCATGGCTCGACCAGCCGCCGACGGCCACACCAGTCGTGCTCCGCGCCGAGACGCTGCCCGCCGACCTCACCATCGAGATCGCGAAGCCAGACGGCAATCCGGCAAACGGGCGCTTCGAGTGCCGTCTCTTCTCGCCGCACCCCCTGCCGTCGGGTGCCGGTCCCTTCCCGATCGACCTCGGCGACGATGCTCGGACGTTCGCGCGTTCGATCGTCAGCCAGATCCGCGACTACGCCAACGACCCGCTGGTCGACAACCTCCTCGTCTCGCTCGGCATGCTCATCGCCGAGAAGCTGCCCCTCGACGTGCTCGACGCGGTGCGCGCGGTGGCGGCGGTGGCAGCCCCGCGTGCTCCGGCCGTGCTCGTGGTGTCGGCCGATCCCTACGTGCCGTGGGAACTCGCTCACGTCGACCCGCCGCTCGACCCGGCTCGGCCTCCCTTCCTCGGCGCACAGGTGACGCTCGGCCGATGGCTGCGCGACCCGCGCGGGACGGACATGAGGCCGGCTTCGCCCGGCATGGCCGCCCGGCCGCCCGCGCAGCCACCTTCGACGGTGGCCGTGAAGCACATGGCCGTCATGGCGGGGCTGTACCGCGCCGCGTCGGGCCTGCGCCCGCTGCCGGCCGCTGAGCAGGAGGCCGCAGCGCTCGCGCAGGCGTACGATGCGGTGAAGCTCGCCGCGAGCACCCTCGACGTGAAGCGGTTGCTCGACGCGCAGCTCACGCACGGTTTCGAGCAGATCGGCGGCGTCGAGGCGATTCACTTCGCGGGCCATGGCGATGTCGATCCCAACGTCGTCGACGGCTCGCTGCTCATGCTCTCGGAAGGCAAGCCGCTGCCCTCGATCCTGTTCCGCAGCGCGAAGTACGGCGGCGACAGGCAGCCGCTCTTCTTCCTCAACGCGTGCATGATAGGCGTCGGGGGCGAACTGCTCGGCGACATGGGTGGCTTTCCCGGCAATTGCCTGCGGGGCGGCTTCGGCGCCCTGCTCGGCGCGTTGTGGGAGGTCGACGACACGGTGGCGCGACAGTTCGCACTCGATTTCTGGAGGCGGGCGCTTCCGGTCGACGGCAGCCCGGCCGAGCCGGTGGGCGACATCCTGCGCGACCTGCGGGCCAAGTACTCGGACGCCGCAGGCCAGACCCCGGCCCACACCTGGCTGGCCTACGTCTACTACGGTCACCCGAGGCTGACACTGCAGCGCGCCGTCTGA
- a CDS encoding hemolysin family protein, which translates to MLALAVVLGVGLFVSFLCSILEAVLLSITHSYVAVLEENGDRAGRLLERMRRNIDEPIAAILTLNTIAHTVSASLGGALALQLFGEVWIGVFAAAITLAILVFSEILPKTIGATYWKILARPTAYCLRGFIVVLKPILVPLAWFNRLISPRGKKGPTVSRAEIDVLAEIGRREGTINEEEWQIVTNVMNLKEVWLGQVMTPRTRIAAIEVGAGVAGARDLFIEEGHRRYPVYERSIDDIVGIVTVNDVLRAEQKQVSDLRTIMRPAPFVPETMAVEALIRQMRRERIPMAIVVDEFGGTAGLVTMEDLFEEIIGDIRDEHDPDFEPILPLPDGAFLVSGQTSVIDVNRRFDLDLDEAEHATIAGFLLDRLGRIGRVGDVVVHERARFEIVTLDGHRIDRIRYSETADASAPRS; encoded by the coding sequence ATGCTGGCGCTTGCCGTGGTGCTCGGGGTCGGGCTCTTCGTGTCGTTCCTCTGCTCCATCCTCGAGGCGGTGCTGCTGTCGATCACGCACTCGTACGTCGCCGTCCTCGAGGAAAACGGCGATCGGGCCGGCCGGCTGCTCGAGCGGATGCGCCGCAACATCGACGAGCCGATTGCCGCCATCCTGACCCTCAACACGATCGCCCATACCGTCAGCGCCTCGCTTGGCGGCGCTCTGGCCCTGCAGCTGTTCGGCGAGGTCTGGATCGGCGTCTTCGCCGCCGCCATCACGCTGGCCATCCTCGTCTTCTCGGAGATCCTGCCGAAGACGATCGGCGCGACGTACTGGAAGATCCTCGCGCGTCCGACCGCCTACTGCCTGCGCGGGTTCATCGTCGTGCTCAAGCCGATCCTCGTGCCGCTCGCGTGGTTCAACCGGCTCATCTCTCCACGCGGGAAGAAGGGGCCGACCGTGTCGCGCGCCGAGATCGACGTGCTCGCCGAGATCGGACGTCGGGAAGGCACGATCAATGAAGAGGAGTGGCAGATCGTCACCAACGTGATGAACCTGAAGGAGGTCTGGCTCGGGCAGGTGATGACGCCGCGGACCCGCATCGCCGCCATCGAGGTCGGCGCCGGCGTCGCCGGCGCGCGCGATCTGTTCATCGAGGAGGGGCACCGGCGCTACCCGGTGTACGAGCGCTCCATCGACGACATCGTCGGCATCGTCACGGTGAACGACGTGCTCAGAGCCGAGCAGAAGCAGGTGAGCGACCTGCGCACGATCATGCGGCCGGCGCCCTTCGTGCCCGAGACGATGGCCGTCGAGGCCCTGATTCGCCAGATGCGGCGCGAGCGCATCCCGATGGCCATCGTCGTCGACGAGTTCGGCGGCACCGCCGGCCTCGTGACGATGGAGGATCTCTTCGAGGAGATCATCGGCGACATTCGCGACGAGCACGACCCCGACTTCGAACCCATCCTGCCCCTCCCCGACGGCGCCTTCCTCGTCTCGGGCCAGACGTCGGTCATCGACGTCAACCGCCGGTTCGACCTCGACCTCGACGAAGCCGAGCACGCCACGATCGCGGGATTCCTGCTCGACCGGCTCGGGCGGATCGGCCGGGTGGGCGACGTCGTCGTCCACGAGCGAGCGCGCTTCGAGATCGTGACGCTCGACGGCCACCGAATCGACCGCATTCGGTACAGCGAGACGGCTGACGCCTCGGCGCCCCGCTCGTGA
- a CDS encoding c-type cytochrome, which produces MRFRRVILSAAWTLAGATMAWWLCTSPPVAAQDDIVSHFKYGSIGTEVGVGVPYAIWRVLPVVFADKLPNRPGEGYERLGFIFEANAPQSRPIGTTYSSDRVPLVGLNCATCHTGTLRESPSSPRRIIAGMPAHQLDLQGYANFLTAAARDARFEAGTLIAAINQQDPDFSWFDALIYRFFAIRQTRNGILERADVNAWFADRPPQGPGRVDTFNPYKRMFGFDMAADRTVGTADLPPLFNQRVRAGMWLHWDGNNNLVDERNKSAAIGAGATEASLDLASLDRVAGWVLDLPPPAMPADRIDRGLADRGAPVYAVHCARCHDVDGDAVGQVTPLLEIGTDPERLHSFTAELAEKMNTIGTGRPWKFTHFRKTEGYANQPLDGVWLRAPYLHNGSVPTLRALLFPDERPAVFYRAYDVYDWERVGFVAEGPDAEKHGVRFDTSVRGNGNQGHLYGTDLPAADREALIEYLKTR; this is translated from the coding sequence GTGCGGTTCCGACGCGTGATCCTCTCGGCGGCCTGGACGCTCGCCGGCGCCACGATGGCGTGGTGGCTCTGCACGTCGCCGCCCGTCGCCGCGCAGGACGACATCGTCTCGCACTTCAAGTACGGGTCGATCGGCACCGAGGTGGGCGTCGGCGTGCCCTACGCAATCTGGCGGGTGCTGCCGGTCGTCTTCGCCGACAAGCTGCCCAACCGGCCGGGCGAGGGGTACGAGCGGCTCGGCTTCATCTTCGAGGCGAACGCGCCGCAGTCACGTCCCATCGGGACGACGTACAGCAGCGACCGGGTGCCGCTCGTCGGCCTCAACTGCGCCACGTGCCATACCGGTACCCTGCGCGAGTCGCCGTCGAGCCCGCGGCGGATCATCGCGGGCATGCCGGCGCACCAGCTCGACCTTCAGGGCTACGCGAACTTCCTCACGGCCGCCGCGCGCGATGCGCGCTTCGAGGCGGGCACGCTCATTGCCGCCATCAATCAGCAGGATCCCGACTTCTCGTGGTTCGACGCGCTGATCTATCGCTTCTTCGCCATCCGCCAGACGCGGAACGGCATTCTCGAGCGGGCCGACGTGAACGCGTGGTTCGCGGATCGGCCGCCGCAGGGCCCCGGCCGTGTCGATACGTTCAACCCCTACAAGCGGATGTTCGGCTTCGACATGGCGGCCGATCGGACCGTGGGCACCGCCGACCTGCCGCCGCTCTTCAACCAACGCGTGCGCGCCGGCATGTGGCTGCACTGGGACGGCAACAACAACCTGGTGGACGAGCGGAACAAGAGCGCGGCGATAGGCGCGGGCGCCACGGAGGCGTCTCTCGATCTGGCCTCGCTCGACCGCGTGGCGGGGTGGGTGCTCGACCTGCCGCCGCCGGCGATGCCCGCAGACCGCATCGACCGAGGGCTGGCCGATCGAGGGGCGCCCGTTTACGCGGTCCACTGCGCGCGCTGCCACGACGTGGACGGTGACGCCGTGGGGCAGGTGACGCCACTCTTGGAGATCGGCACCGACCCGGAACGCCTGCACTCGTTCACGGCAGAGCTGGCCGAGAAGATGAACACGATCGGCACCGGCCGGCCCTGGAAGTTCACGCACTTCCGCAAGACCGAGGGCTACGCCAACCAGCCGCTCGACGGGGTGTGGCTGCGGGCCCCCTACCTGCACAACGGATCGGTGCCCACACTGCGCGCGCTGCTCTTCCCCGACGAACGCCCGGCCGTCTTCTATCGCGCGTACGACGTCTACGACTGGGAACGCGTCGGTTTCGTCGCAGAGGGCCCAGACGCGGAGAAGCACGGCGTGCGGTTCGATACGTCCGTACGAGGCAACGGCAACCAGGGCCACCTGTACGGCACCGATCTTCCGGCCGCCGATCGCGAAGCGCTCATCGAGTACCTGAAGACGCGTTGA
- a CDS encoding catalase family protein, with the protein MPPTSPGLAEEHVLPDEAATTAECIAFLKTVSARRHPAGVVRRFNQARHSGCVEGEFTVLDALPGDCRVGLFAEPRTYRAWIRFANASSTSDREKDVRGMSIKLRGVAGEDLTPGATDHDFVLNSHPTMPVAGTREFLALLQAMEAGGLRRLAYFVSHPGAARWGLAARRHHSCHLDIPYWSSTPYSFGPGRAVKYIVRPVSSRTSSLPDPLTDGYLRDALAARLADDEAAFDFMIQRQTDGRAMPIEDASVEWRERDSPPVAVARLRIPRQRLDAADREQACEQVAFNPWHCLADHRPLGNMNRARREIYRAMAEFRLNASSGTR; encoded by the coding sequence ATGCCCCCAACGTCCCCCGGGCTCGCCGAGGAGCACGTCCTGCCCGACGAAGCCGCCACCACGGCCGAGTGCATTGCGTTCCTCAAGACGGTCAGCGCGCGACGCCATCCGGCGGGGGTCGTCCGCCGCTTCAATCAGGCGAGACATTCCGGGTGCGTCGAGGGCGAGTTCACGGTGCTCGACGCGCTCCCGGGCGACTGCCGCGTCGGCCTGTTCGCCGAGCCTCGGACCTACCGCGCGTGGATTCGGTTCGCCAACGCCTCGTCGACGAGCGACCGCGAGAAAGACGTTCGCGGCATGTCGATCAAGCTGCGCGGCGTCGCGGGCGAGGACCTGACCCCTGGAGCGACCGACCACGACTTCGTCCTCAACAGCCATCCCACGATGCCCGTCGCGGGCACGCGGGAGTTCCTCGCCTTATTGCAGGCGATGGAAGCCGGCGGCCTGAGGCGCCTCGCGTATTTCGTGTCGCACCCGGGGGCCGCCCGCTGGGGGTTGGCGGCGCGACGGCACCACTCGTGCCACCTCGACATCCCCTATTGGAGTTCAACGCCCTACTCGTTCGGTCCTGGACGAGCGGTCAAGTACATCGTTCGCCCGGTTTCGTCGCGAACGAGCTCCCTCCCCGATCCCTTGACGGACGGCTACCTGCGCGACGCGCTGGCCGCGCGCCTTGCCGACGACGAGGCGGCGTTCGACTTCATGATTCAGCGGCAGACCGATGGCCGCGCGATGCCCATCGAAGACGCGTCGGTCGAGTGGCGCGAGCGAGACTCGCCGCCGGTGGCGGTGGCACGCCTCCGGATTCCCCGCCAGCGGCTCGACGCGGCCGACCGCGAGCAGGCGTGCGAACAGGTGGCGTTCAACCCGTGGCACTGTCTCGCCGACCACCGCCCGCTCGGGAACATGAACCGGGCCCGGCGCGAGATCTACCGGGCGATGGCCGAGTTCCGGCTCAACGCGTCTTCAGGTACTCGATGA
- a CDS encoding S9 family peptidase, giving the protein MTRRCFSFIIVALLLLVAVSAAAETRVIAPADLWALKRLGSPRLSPDAAKVVYTEQEWSVERNSSTTNLWLADVATGALRRLTRAQASDSSPAWSPDGTRIAFVSRRGGDEAASLYVIAVDGGEAEKILELPYGVSSPQWMPDGRRLVVATTVIPELAGKMTTADLEAVKREQKRRRESKLTARATEHRQYRFFDRYLTDNLASRLVLVDVAAKTFVDLTPAVDRLFDTSGEVSYALSPDGATIALTFNSTPPPYRDFLNADIYLVPTDGSGALRNVTAENPGADAGPVWAPDGRSVYFRRQETPYYSGEFAKLWRHDLATGKNVPVTEALDYGIGDVAVSDDGKTLWITAEEKGVVPVFKANADGSGFAAVHRAGTSTSLDVRGGVVAFLNDTTSRPNEIFVLDAGTGAVRQLTRVNEAFMAGLRLGEMKEYWFKGAGGADVHGWLVLPPGFDPNARYPLVQLLHGGPHTMNRDSWSYRWNTQVFAAAGWVVTWVNRHGSTGFSEAFSRSILNEWGVKPFDDVMKSTDYLLGQYPNLDADRLAAAGASYGGYMATWILGHTDRFKAIVNHAGVNNSYSQYATDIPHGFTQVMGGTPWEDVEGLQRNNPMFYAANFKTPMLVIHGEKDYRVPYGNGLELYGVLQGMGVPSRLVVFPDENHWVLTPQNAIYWHWEMQSWLARYIGGTPTLERPVFGG; this is encoded by the coding sequence ATGACCCGACGCTGCTTCTCGTTCATCATCGTCGCCCTGCTGCTTCTCGTCGCCGTCTCGGCCGCGGCCGAGACGCGTGTCATCGCGCCTGCCGATCTCTGGGCCCTCAAGCGTCTCGGCAGCCCAAGGCTCTCACCCGACGCGGCGAAGGTGGTCTACACCGAACAGGAGTGGTCGGTCGAGCGAAACAGCAGCACCACGAACCTGTGGCTGGCCGATGTCGCGACCGGCGCGCTGCGCCGCCTGACGCGGGCGCAGGCGAGCGACAGCTCGCCGGCGTGGAGCCCCGATGGCACGCGCATCGCATTCGTGTCGCGGCGAGGCGGAGACGAGGCGGCGTCGCTCTACGTCATCGCGGTCGACGGCGGCGAGGCCGAGAAGATTCTCGAGCTGCCGTACGGCGTGTCGTCGCCGCAGTGGATGCCCGATGGCCGCCGTCTCGTCGTGGCGACGACGGTGATTCCAGAGCTCGCGGGGAAGATGACGACGGCCGACCTCGAGGCGGTGAAGCGCGAGCAGAAGCGGCGGCGCGAGTCGAAGCTCACCGCGCGCGCCACCGAGCACCGCCAGTACCGCTTCTTCGACCGCTACCTCACCGACAACCTCGCCAGCCGCCTCGTGCTCGTCGACGTCGCCGCGAAGACGTTCGTCGACCTCACGCCGGCGGTCGACCGATTGTTCGACACGAGCGGCGAGGTGAGCTACGCGCTCTCGCCCGACGGCGCGACCATCGCGCTCACCTTCAACTCGACGCCGCCGCCCTACCGCGACTTCCTGAACGCCGACATCTACCTCGTGCCCACCGATGGCTCGGGTGCGCTGCGCAACGTCACCGCCGAGAACCCGGGCGCCGACGCCGGACCCGTGTGGGCGCCCGACGGCCGCAGCGTCTACTTTCGCCGGCAGGAGACGCCCTACTACTCGGGCGAGTTCGCGAAGCTCTGGAGACACGATCTCGCCACCGGGAAGAACGTGCCAGTGACCGAGGCGCTCGACTACGGCATTGGCGACGTCGCGGTCTCCGACGATGGGAAGACCCTGTGGATCACGGCGGAGGAGAAGGGCGTGGTACCCGTGTTCAAGGCGAACGCCGACGGCAGCGGCTTCGCTGCGGTGCACCGGGCCGGCACGTCGACGAGCCTCGACGTGCGGGGCGGTGTCGTGGCCTTCCTCAACGACACCACGTCGCGTCCCAACGAGATCTTCGTGCTCGACGCCGGGACCGGCGCCGTGCGCCAGCTGACGCGCGTGAACGAAGCGTTCATGGCGGGCCTGCGTCTCGGCGAGATGAAGGAGTACTGGTTCAAGGGCGCCGGCGGCGCCGACGTGCACGGCTGGCTCGTACTGCCGCCCGGGTTCGACCCGAACGCGCGGTATCCCCTGGTGCAGCTCCTGCACGGCGGCCCGCACACGATGAACCGCGACTCGTGGAGCTACCGCTGGAACACGCAGGTGTTCGCCGCGGCGGGCTGGGTCGTGACGTGGGTCAACCGGCACGGGTCGACCGGCTTCAGCGAGGCGTTCTCGCGGAGCATCCTCAACGAGTGGGGCGTGAAGCCGTTCGACGACGTGATGAAGTCCACCGACTACCTGCTCGGGCAGTATCCGAACCTGGATGCCGACCGGCTCGCGGCGGCCGGTGCGAGCTACGGCGGCTACATGGCCACGTGGATCCTCGGACATACCGACCGGTTCAAGGCCATCGTGAACCACGCGGGGGTGAACAACAGCTACTCGCAGTACGCCACCGACATCCCGCACGGGTTCACGCAGGTGATGGGCGGGACGCCGTGGGAGGACGTCGAGGGGCTGCAGCGGAACAACCCCATGTTCTACGCGGCGAACTTCAAGACGCCGATGCTGGTGATTCACGGCGAGAAGGACTACCGGGTCCCGTATGGCAACGGGCTCGAGCTGTATGGCGTGCTGCAGGGGATGGGCGTGCCGTCGCGGCTGGTGGTGTTTCCCGACGAGAACCACTGGGTGCTGACGCCGCAGAACGCGATCTACTGGCACTGGGAGATGCAGAGCTGGCTGGCGCGATACATCGGCGGGACGCCGACGCTCGAGCGGCCGGTGTTCGGAGGGTAG
- a CDS encoding tetratricopeptide repeat protein produces MYDVFLSYPHARAPEAASIAAALRARSLDVWVDESDIPTFASITRSIAEGLARSKVLVAYYAAEYASSRACQWELAAAYLAAARDADPRRRILVVNPEPEALHIQPVELRDALFVAIPGAGNQPALDHLAADVEAHVKALAGTLGDVEPLEQPQWYGSRSTGSTRFVGRLADLWRLHSALHARDAPVITGAAGSALALVQGMGGVGKSLLAEEYAVRFAAAHPGGVFWLRAFGNDETRVGLGREEREAERGRQLRAVAEALGLPVDGRPLGDVESHLARELGERGQPFLWVVDDVPSGLGHDSLVGWLAPHPLGRTLVTTRSREYGALGVVVALGVLDPDAAYELLTHAPGRRAPIGEDEELAARAIVERLGGHALAVDVAAALLRLQSYADVLAELNDPTRDALELARDLAGVLPNGHEPAVAATLLQSLTRLGPEGRDFLRLAAGLAVAPIPAALVERVFEAADGLPVRDARSRAMRALHQADLLSLTEPADAGPGVAAVHTLVTRTVQFHDAEPRRRESLRAAAVAVLTMTLPRRAEDSHQHLDLLVAHARELARTSDDLSGLALRDWVATFDFVVGAYASAEAICRQQYELRQRLQGGTHPDTLTAMNNLAEMRRHMGDLPGARRLLDSLVETSRRVLGETHPHTLTALNNLALTMRAAGDLPGARTLLERVVGHLGQVPDEWREVELTVRNNLAETLQAIGDVAGARRLLERVREISVRTRGERDRVSLIATQNLGLALHAQGETPAARALLEQVVEAYTSMWGDGHPDTLRALGNLATTLEAQGELAGARALEERVVAGCRQRLGDSHPDTLWAMNNLASTLRAQGDFAASRALMEQVLDATRRVLGETHSRTLASAWNLFILAVQMNDAAAARTTFERDLLWLMQRDPEVLDSTAQAIRAEIVALRQPAGLVSRVRGWLRRWGRRH; encoded by the coding sequence ATGTACGACGTCTTCCTCAGCTACCCGCACGCCCGCGCGCCGGAAGCGGCGTCAATCGCGGCGGCCCTGCGGGCACGAAGCCTCGACGTCTGGGTGGACGAGAGCGACATCCCCACCTTTGCCAGCATCACCCGCTCGATCGCGGAGGGGCTGGCGCGATCGAAGGTGCTCGTCGCGTACTACGCCGCGGAGTACGCAAGCTCCCGCGCCTGCCAGTGGGAACTCGCCGCGGCGTATCTCGCGGCGGCCCGCGACGCCGACCCCCGCCGGCGGATCCTCGTCGTCAACCCGGAACCGGAAGCGTTGCACATCCAGCCGGTGGAGCTGCGCGATGCGCTCTTCGTCGCCATCCCCGGCGCCGGCAACCAGCCGGCCCTCGACCACCTTGCGGCGGATGTCGAGGCTCACGTCAAAGCGCTTGCCGGCACCCTCGGGGACGTCGAGCCCCTCGAGCAACCTCAGTGGTACGGCAGCCGGTCCACCGGATCGACTCGCTTCGTCGGTCGCCTCGCCGACCTCTGGCGGCTCCACTCCGCGCTGCACGCGCGCGACGCGCCGGTGATCACGGGCGCCGCGGGATCCGCCCTCGCGCTCGTCCAGGGCATGGGTGGCGTCGGCAAATCGCTGCTCGCCGAGGAGTACGCCGTCCGCTTCGCGGCCGCGCATCCCGGCGGCGTCTTCTGGCTGCGCGCGTTCGGCAACGACGAGACCCGGGTTGGCCTGGGGCGGGAGGAGCGCGAGGCCGAGCGCGGCCGGCAACTCCGTGCAGTGGCTGAGGCGCTCGGTCTGCCCGTCGACGGACGACCGCTCGGCGACGTGGAGAGCCACCTGGCGAGGGAACTCGGCGAGCGGGGACAGCCCTTCCTCTGGGTCGTCGACGACGTGCCCTCCGGGCTCGGGCACGACTCGCTGGTCGGGTGGCTGGCGCCGCATCCGCTCGGCAGAACGCTCGTCACGACGCGCAGTCGCGAGTACGGCGCCCTTGGGGTGGTCGTGGCGCTCGGTGTGCTGGATCCGGATGCAGCCTACGAGCTGCTGACCCACGCGCCGGGCCGGCGGGCACCAATCGGCGAAGACGAAGAGCTGGCCGCACGGGCCATCGTCGAGCGCCTGGGTGGCCATGCGCTGGCGGTGGATGTCGCGGCGGCCCTGCTCCGGCTGCAGTCGTATGCCGACGTCCTGGCGGAGCTCAACGACCCGACGCGTGACGCACTCGAGCTCGCCCGGGACCTCGCGGGTGTGCTGCCGAACGGTCACGAACCGGCCGTGGCCGCGACGCTGCTGCAGAGCCTGACCCGTCTCGGCCCAGAGGGCCGCGACTTCCTGCGCCTCGCAGCCGGGCTCGCGGTCGCGCCCATTCCCGCGGCGCTCGTCGAGCGGGTCTTCGAGGCCGCAGACGGGCTTCCTGTCCGAGACGCGCGGTCGCGCGCGATGCGGGCCTTGCACCAGGCCGATCTGCTGTCGCTGACCGAGCCGGCCGATGCCGGACCTGGCGTCGCGGCCGTCCACACCCTGGTGACCCGCACCGTGCAGTTCCACGACGCGGAACCGCGGCGCCGCGAGTCGTTGCGGGCGGCAGCGGTCGCGGTCCTGACGATGACGTTACCGAGGCGTGCAGAGGATTCGCACCAGCACCTCGACCTGCTGGTGGCCCACGCCCGTGAGCTCGCCAGGACGAGCGACGACCTCTCTGGTCTCGCACTGCGCGACTGGGTGGCGACGTTCGACTTCGTCGTGGGGGCGTACGCGTCGGCCGAAGCGATCTGCCGGCAGCAGTACGAGCTGCGGCAGCGCCTTCAGGGCGGCACGCACCCGGACACGCTGACGGCGATGAACAACCTCGCCGAGATGCGGCGCCACATGGGCGACCTGCCCGGCGCACGCCGGCTGCTCGATTCCCTCGTCGAGACGAGCCGCCGCGTACTGGGCGAGACGCATCCCCATACGCTCACCGCGCTGAACAACCTCGCGCTCACCATGCGGGCCGCGGGCGACCTGCCCGGCGCGCGGACGCTGCTCGAACGCGTCGTCGGCCACCTCGGGCAGGTGCCGGACGAATGGCGCGAGGTCGAGCTGACCGTGAGGAACAACCTCGCGGAGACGTTGCAGGCGATCGGCGACGTCGCCGGCGCGCGCCGCCTCCTGGAGCGAGTGCGCGAGATCAGCGTGCGGACGCGCGGCGAGCGCGATCGCGTGTCGCTCATCGCCACGCAGAACCTTGGGCTCGCCCTTCACGCCCAGGGGGAGACGCCCGCCGCACGCGCCCTGCTGGAGCAGGTCGTCGAAGCGTACACCTCGATGTGGGGCGACGGGCATCCAGACACGCTGCGGGCACTCGGCAACCTCGCGACGACACTCGAAGCCCAGGGAGAGCTCGCCGGAGCGCGGGCGCTCGAGGAGCGGGTCGTCGCAGGCTGCCGGCAACGGCTGGGCGACTCGCACCCGGACACGCTCTGGGCGATGAACAACCTCGCGAGCACGCTGCGCGCGCAAGGCGACTTCGCCGCGTCGCGCGCGCTCATGGAGCAGGTGCTCGACGCCACCCGGCGGGTACTGGGCGAGACGCATTCCCGGACGTTGGCGTCCGCCTGGAACCTGTTCATCCTGGCGGTCCAGATGAACGACGCCGCCGCGGCGCGAACGACCTTCGAGCGCGATCTGCTCTGGCTGATGCAGCGGGATCCCGAAGTGCTCGACTCAACCGCGCAAGCCATCCGAGCGGAGATCGTCGCACTGCGCCAGCCGGCTGGCTTGGTGAGTCGCGTGAGGGGCTGGCTGCGCCGATGGGGGCGTCGCCACTGA